In Leuconostoc kimchii IMSNU 11154, one genomic interval encodes:
- a CDS encoding BMP family lipoprotein has product MKRSMVISSIIAAVVVIGIGVSVAKSSGSNQKNAYSVALVTSTGGVDDKSFNQSAWDGIKRFGKKNNMKQGQSGFSYFVSNDNSEIKSNLQQAVKANYKLVVGISFMGGPAMKQVAKANPKTNFAMVEADVPYKNAVSIMFHSEQSSYLAGVAAATASKTGKIGFVGGVKGEVIEQFEAGFKAGVLATNPKATFVSQYANTFTDAAKGKTIAAAMYASGVDVIFQAAGATGNGVFAEAKAENQNTTVDKKVWVIGVDMDQKADGNYTAKDGKTSNFTLASAIKRVDNAIEIVAQQGQSKQFPGGKTVTYGLKENGVDIARDAMPDNAWQATQEAKKQILAGKITVPKKLSDVK; this is encoded by the coding sequence ATGAAACGTTCTATGGTAATTAGTAGCATTATTGCTGCTGTTGTGGTGATTGGTATCGGTGTATCTGTTGCCAAAAGTTCAGGTTCAAACCAAAAAAATGCTTACTCGGTAGCGTTAGTCACGAGTACGGGTGGTGTGGATGATAAGTCATTTAATCAATCGGCTTGGGATGGTATTAAGCGCTTTGGTAAAAAGAACAACATGAAACAAGGACAATCAGGTTTTTCTTATTTTGTCTCTAATGACAATTCTGAGATTAAGTCTAACTTGCAACAGGCGGTTAAAGCAAATTATAAACTTGTGGTAGGTATCTCATTCATGGGGGGACCTGCTATGAAACAAGTCGCTAAGGCGAACCCAAAAACGAATTTTGCGATGGTTGAAGCAGATGTGCCTTATAAAAATGCTGTTTCGATTATGTTTCATTCAGAGCAGTCCTCTTATTTAGCAGGGGTAGCTGCAGCCACGGCGTCAAAAACAGGCAAAATTGGTTTTGTAGGCGGCGTTAAGGGTGAAGTGATTGAACAATTTGAGGCAGGATTTAAAGCCGGTGTTTTGGCAACAAATCCTAAGGCGACTTTTGTCTCTCAATATGCGAATACATTCACAGATGCCGCTAAGGGTAAAACGATTGCAGCTGCCATGTATGCTAGTGGTGTTGATGTTATTTTCCAAGCAGCAGGTGCAACCGGTAACGGCGTTTTTGCAGAAGCTAAGGCAGAAAATCAAAACACGACAGTGGACAAAAAAGTGTGGGTCATTGGCGTCGACATGGATCAAAAGGCTGATGGTAACTATACTGCAAAAGATGGTAAAACCTCAAACTTTACGCTAGCATCAGCGATTAAACGTGTTGATAACGCGATCGAAATTGTTGCACAACAGGGACAAAGTAAACAGTTCCCTGGTGGTAAAACAGTAACGTATGGTTTGAAAGAAAACGGTGTTGATATTGCACGAGATGCGATGCCTGATAATGCATGGCAAGCAACGCAAGAAGCTAAAAAGCAAATTTTAGCCGGTAAAATTACGGTACCTAAGAAATTAAGCGATGTTAAATGA
- a CDS encoding ECF transporter S component, with translation MRIDQKSKTIVFVAFFAAITYVATSIQVPMPALIGKPFVHLGNASALLSVLLLGYKRGAFAGGIGLALFDVTHNYILDAPYYFFEIFIVGGIAILVLNLTHYHVAPKPIKLVTIIAAAIATKFVTTTIHNFVMALVKGLTFQPAVIATLSALMPTLINCATTMIVVLVTYPILSQQLRTKLTV, from the coding sequence ATGAGAATAGACCAAAAATCAAAAACAATCGTCTTTGTTGCATTCTTTGCAGCAATTACCTATGTAGCAACTAGTATTCAAGTCCCTATGCCTGCTTTAATTGGTAAACCTTTTGTCCATCTTGGCAATGCATCAGCTTTGCTTTCTGTTTTATTATTAGGTTATAAACGTGGTGCCTTTGCCGGCGGCATTGGTTTGGCTTTGTTTGATGTCACACATAATTATATCTTAGATGCACCATATTACTTTTTCGAAATATTTATTGTAGGTGGTATAGCTATCCTTGTTTTGAACCTGACACATTATCATGTCGCACCGAAGCCTATCAAACTAGTCACTATTATCGCTGCTGCGATTGCCACTAAATTTGTGACAACCACAATACATAATTTTGTCATGGCCCTTGTTAAAGGATTAACGTTTCAACCAGCTGTGATTGCCACCCTATCTGCGCTAATGCCCACGTTGATTAACTGCGCAACCACCATGATCGTTGTACTCGTCACCTACCCAATATTAAGCCAACAATTACGTACAAAACTGACTGTTTAA
- a CDS encoding GntR family transcriptional regulator has protein sequence MAQIQRNQPLYEQLMWRIKGQVASGVLTMGEKLPSVREMALIEGLNPNTVAKAYKALEHQNVIETVAGKGTFVSADEQQVADERLIKALREQLGEVVIDAKRAAISAQQLNDWITEAYGIPKNPEREKT, from the coding sequence ATGGCACAAATTCAGCGGAATCAACCATTGTATGAACAACTTATGTGGCGTATTAAAGGCCAAGTTGCTTCAGGTGTGCTGACGATGGGGGAAAAGTTACCCTCGGTACGAGAGATGGCTTTAATTGAGGGATTAAATCCAAACACTGTAGCGAAGGCATATAAGGCATTAGAACATCAAAATGTGATTGAAACGGTTGCTGGAAAAGGCACCTTTGTGAGTGCCGATGAGCAACAGGTTGCAGATGAACGTTTGATTAAAGCATTGCGTGAACAACTTGGGGAAGTTGTGATTGATGCTAAGCGAGCAGCTATTTCTGCCCAACAATTAAATGATTGGATTACTGAAGCCTATGGAATACCAAAAAATCCAGAGAGGGAGAAGACATGA
- a CDS encoding ABC transporter ATP-binding protein, translating into MTLVVENISKKIQNKTVLNNINFELHEGEVTGLVGRNGAGKTTLFGTITGEFLPDFGRIGLDGLDYYKMPSLHDQLFYIDMPENWLSYYSPKKIKTIMKVAYKNFDEAWYDLEIKRFGLNNSRQLRNYSKGMRALFMIIVSFASRAQYVFLDEPLDGLDVLIRDQVKQMIVTQVTEHNTAVLIASHNLIELDTLVDRILLLKDQTIDRTFSIENNKDIKKYQLAFVGETLPDFLRESGTIIAQTGHIVTIVFNNFVEDIGIKLAGPDFKFVEELPVSSEDIFRASFAKEAYAWQQELEAEA; encoded by the coding sequence ATGACATTAGTTGTTGAAAATATATCTAAAAAAATCCAAAATAAGACAGTTCTGAATAATATTAATTTTGAATTGCATGAGGGTGAAGTGACAGGTTTAGTTGGTCGTAATGGTGCTGGTAAAACAACATTATTTGGCACAATTACTGGTGAATTTTTACCAGATTTTGGCCGTATTGGTCTAGATGGTTTAGATTATTATAAAATGCCTAGCTTGCATGATCAGCTATTTTATATTGATATGCCTGAGAATTGGCTTAGTTACTATTCACCCAAGAAAATTAAAACGATTATGAAAGTAGCTTATAAGAATTTTGATGAAGCTTGGTATGATTTAGAGATTAAGCGTTTTGGGCTGAACAATAGTCGGCAACTGCGTAACTATTCAAAGGGTATGCGGGCATTATTTATGATTATTGTTAGTTTTGCTAGTCGTGCACAATATGTTTTTTTAGATGAGCCACTTGATGGTTTAGACGTACTGATCAGAGATCAAGTGAAGCAAATGATTGTAACACAGGTGACTGAACATAATACCGCAGTTTTGATTGCATCACATAACTTAATTGAACTAGATACATTAGTTGATCGTATATTATTGTTGAAGGACCAAACGATTGATCGTACATTTTCTATTGAAAATAATAAAGATATCAAAAAATACCAATTAGCATTCGTTGGTGAAACTTTACCTGACTTTTTGCGTGAGAGTGGCACAATTATTGCACAGACTGGGCATATTGTGACCATTGTGTTCAATAATTTTGTAGAAGATATTGGTATTAAATTGGCAGGACCTGATTTTAAATTTGTAGAAGAATTACCAGTAAGTAGCGAAGACATTTTTCGAGCTAGTTTTGCCAAAGAAGCCTACGCGTGGCAGCAAGAGTTGGAGGCTGAAGCATGA